One Vicia villosa cultivar HV-30 ecotype Madison, WI linkage group LG5, Vvil1.0, whole genome shotgun sequence genomic window, aataaaaatataaaacagtTTTGCCTATTATATTCAATAAAGAGACTAGTACCATTCCATGTCACATGAtctgttttaaaataattattattctaaGTGCATTGTtctttcatttaatttaaattttgcttatttttaaaataataattaattatattaatatttttaatcaaaggagttaaatttactaaaataaaattattgtgtaattattttattaatatcaaATAATGGAACAATTAAATGTAtcacaaaataatattaaataatagttAGGTGCAACTTCAAAATCATGAATAGGAAATTCATTTAGTAAAAAATTCAATACAATTCTTTAAATATGGTTTATACTTTTTTTCAATTCAAATATGTAAGGAATTGTACGTAAGTTTTCTCCATTCAATTAATCATCACTCCCTCAATCTCAAAATAAGTGTTGTACTTGATACTTTCACAccgactaaaaataaaaataaataaaagagggatGATAACAATTTTGTTAAACTATTTTAGTTAAATATTAGTGTATTCAAATTAAGATTAAATTAACAGTGGAGTCGTTGGCGAGTATTAAGGAAAAATCGcaattttagtaaaataaaagcaaaaaacgaaaagaagaagaagataacttATGAAAACGACAAtgagattgattgaagaatgaaCAAAAAAAAGTGTCCCTTTACTCCTTTAACAAAACAGATCCAATCCAATTCACTGTTCGCATCAAAATCCacccaatttttttatttttattttatcaacccaaaaaaacaaaaatttaattcaaCTTTGATTTTGGATCTCAACACACTCCCACGTGTTCTGTAattctaaataaattaaaatattaaatatctctttttccattattaattatatttggatttttatatatatatatatatatatatatatatatatatatatatatatatatatatatatatatatatatatatatatatatatatatatatggtgaaaCTGAAAGAACCGGTTTTTCAGTGAAAGATACGATTTTTTTCGATACCCTTTTGATTAGAGGGAAAAATAGTACCGTGATTCTAGAATAAATTgcatgctcatttgagtttgagTTTAAAGTTTGAATCTTTTTCATCATCCACTACCGTAGTAGTAGTGTTGTTTTTTGGAGTGGAAGATTTTGCTATGGAGAGGTACGAGGTTGTTAAGGATTTGGGAGCTGGGAATTTTGGTGTGGCTAGGCTTTTGAGGAACAAGGAGACTAAGGAGCTTGTTGCCATGAAGTACATCGAGCGTGGTCACAAGgtgatgtttttgtttttaatactttTGTGTCTGTTTGATCtgtttttaattgataaaaaatttcCGATTTATGATTATGATGTTTTGCATTTGGGATAATTGTTGAATGGTTTATTAGtttggactttgatttgtgaAATTGAAGAGGTGttacaaaaattcaattgaaaatTTTAGCTTTTAGATATGATTAGTttctgttgtgttgttttgaATTATGCTAAATGGCTTTGAAAAGCTATTATTTTGAAATCTGGgattgaaagttttttttttattttgcttcTGTGATTTCAGATTGATGAGAATGTGGCAAGAGAGATTATCAACCACAGGTCTCTTCGGCATCCGAATATAATTCGCTTTAAGGAGGTAAGGACtatatttgtttgtttatctgtTGGATTTGGATCAGTTTGTATTGAGGATAGTGTTAATTGATTGAGAGTTGTTAACTGTTATTACTTCAATGGGGTTATGACTTATGATTGTTTAGGTGGTTTTGACTCCTACTCATTTAGCAATAGTGATGGAGTATGCAGCTGGAGGTGAACTCTTTGAGCGGATATGTAGTGCTGGACGGTTTAGCGAAGACGAGGTTAATAACTTGACGGTTTTGCAGAATTTTTGGCTTTATTTCAAAGTTTTTCATGTCtcgtttgttttcttctttgattATTCAGGCCAGGTATTTCTTTCAGCAGCTGATATCTGGTGTCCATTACTGTCATGCTATGGTTGGTATCATCATTCTTGATTTTTGACAAAATTTATTTAGGACTTTGCGTATTCAAAAATATACAAAGTGAGAAGAATCTAAGCTTTTACTCTCCTTTTGCAGCAAATATGTCATAGAGATTTGAAGCTGGAAAATACACTTTTAGATGGAAGCCCTGCACCTCGCTTGAAAATTTGTGACTTCGGCTATTCCAAGGTACTGTAATGAATGAATACTACCGAGTTTTAAAGTTTTGACAATAGGAGTAGTTAGTCTTTCGTTCCATGTTTGTATCTCTTAAGTGTTTCTTGTTTGTGGTGTAGTCATCTTTGCTTCATTCCCGACCCAAATCAACTGTTGGAACTCCTGCTTATATAGCACCAGAGGTTCTTTCTAGGAGGGAGTATGATGGCAAGGTATAACTGGTTCTGCATAGTTTCGTACTTTTTTCATGTTTGCGTCTATTTTTCTGTAATCGTGCTAATGTTGTATTCTGAAAATTGTTTTAGTTGGCTGATGTGTGGTCGTGCGGCGTAACCCTTTATGTCATGCTGGTTGGAGCATATCCCTTTGAGGATCAAGATGACCCGAGAAATTTTAGGAAAACAATTCAGGTACGTTATCCTTCTGTTACAACACTgattttcatttttgtttcatGTTATTATCTCATCATCTTATACATCTCCATTTGTTTCTTCTTCTGCAGCGCATAATGGCTGTTCAATACAAAATCCCTGATTATGTTCACATATCTCAAGATTGCAAACACCTTTTATCTCGTATATTTGTTGCAAATCCATTAAAGGTACGTTATTATATAAGCTATAAGTTGTTTGCATAAGCTATTATGGAGAGCTTAGAGCGAGCTTATAGGCACGTCATAAGCTGTGTTCATAAACTATTCAAACAGTTTCACAAGTTTTTATAATAGCAAATAAGTTCAAATAAGTTGATCCTAACAAATCCAGTGCTGATCAAGCTAACTACTAGAACTTATTATTCTCGCCGTTGTCTACAGAGAATTTCTCTCCGGGAAATCAAGAACCATCCATGGTTTTTAAAGAATCTTCCAAGGGAGCTAACTGAATCAGCTCAAGCTGCGTACTACCAGAGAGGCAATCCAAGCTTTTCTATTCAAAGTGTGGACGAGATAATGAAAATTGTGGGAGAGGCGAGAGAACCTCCTCCGGTATCTAGGCCGGTCAAAGGCTTTGGCTGGGAAGGCgaggaggaggaagaagaagtggaagaagaagaagtggaggaagaggaagatgaagaagatgagtaTGACAAAAGGGTGAAAGAGGTTCATGCAAGTGGAGAGTTTCAAATCAGTTCAGAAGTGTAATTGATGTTATAAAGTATTAGTATTATTTTGTGGTACAAGTCAGTTATTTATGTGTACTATAATGTATAATTGGTTTTGAACCTGTGTGAGGAAATTTGACTTGTCACATTGTTCatgtataataatatttttcagtTACCTGTTTCTGTCATGGCAAAGATATACATTGCATGTGGATTGTTGGAGCAGGCCAAAAACAAGACATGTGAAGTGCTTAGTGATGAGAAGTCACTTGATTAAATTTATACTATTGTTAAATAAGTTTGTTTTTTTTGGTTCGAGTAGTCTAATTGATGTAAATTCACCATTTATATGTGAATGAGTGGAATCTCGGGGTAAGGATTCTCTACCTTTATGGAGGGAAAGGTAGAGTAACTTTAGGCAAAATAATGAATAAGATAAAAGATAGATGATatttattttggagggaaaaagatGTGAGAGAAAGTAAAACATgatagagagatagagagaaagttAGAGAAAGGTAGAGAATTGAAAGTTAGAGAATCC contains:
- the LOC131602933 gene encoding serine/threonine-protein kinase SRK2A → MERYEVVKDLGAGNFGVARLLRNKETKELVAMKYIERGHKIDENVAREIINHRSLRHPNIIRFKEVVLTPTHLAIVMEYAAGGELFERICSAGRFSEDEARYFFQQLISGVHYCHAMQICHRDLKLENTLLDGSPAPRLKICDFGYSKSSLLHSRPKSTVGTPAYIAPEVLSRREYDGKLADVWSCGVTLYVMLVGAYPFEDQDDPRNFRKTIQRIMAVQYKIPDYVHISQDCKHLLSRIFVANPLKRISLREIKNHPWFLKNLPRELTESAQAAYYQRGNPSFSIQSVDEIMKIVGEAREPPPVSRPVKGFGWEGEEEEEEVEEEEVEEEEDEEDEYDKRVKEVHASGEFQISSEV